The Planctomycetota bacterium genome segment AGCACGCCCTCCTGACAGCCGGCTCGATCAAGACGAGTTCACCACCAGCCAACGCGTGCACGAAGAAGCGATCGTGCTTTTCTGACAGGATCAACAGGATCGACGGGATGCGTCCAATCCTGTCCATCCTGTAAATCCTGTCCAACCAACTCCCTCCGTGCTCTCCGTGGCTCTGTGGTGAACCTTCTCACCCTCAGAGAGAGCCGACTTCAAGCGGCGTGTGCCAGTTAGAGTGAACCGATGCCGTTCGCCGAGCTGATCCGCCGCAGCGCCGAACTCGCCGACGCGGGCGAGCCGTTCGTCGCCGTCACGCTGACCGAAGCCTCCGGCTCGACGCCCGCCGACGCCGGCGCGAAGATGCTCGTCACCGCCGACGGGCTCGTCGCGGGCACGGTCGGCGGCGGCCGCGTCGAAGCGAAGGCGATCGCGGTCGCCCAAGCGATGCTCGCCGAGCGGGCCGCGTGCCGCGCGCTCGACTGGAGCCTCAAGGCCGACGTCGGCATGACGTGCGGCGGCCGGGTCCGGTTGTTCTTCGAGCCGGTCGGCGTCGCGACCTGGCCGATCGTCGTCTTCGGCGCCGGGCACGTGACCCAGGCGCTCGCCGAGCTGCTGGTGCGGCTGCCGTGCCAACTCACCTGCATCGACCCGCGGCCCGATTGGCTCGCGCGGCTCCCGG includes the following:
- the xdhC gene encoding xanthine dehydrogenase accessory protein XdhC; translation: MPFAELIRRSAELADAGEPFVAVTLTEASGSTPADAGAKMLVTADGLVAGTVGGGRVEAKAIAVAQAMLAERAACRALDWSLKADVGMTCGGRVRLFFEPVGVATWPIVVFGAGHVTQALAELLVRLPCQLTCIDPRPDWLARLPAGVRRDESPDPPAEVARLPGDAMVLCMTRGHASDLPVLEALFKTDRTFPYVGAIGSRAKAAVLRKELLAAGVAEERIVFHCPIGLPIGTNHPAEIAVSITAQLLEARDARQT